The DNA region TCGCAACCGCGCTGCGGATCATCACGAAGGGAATCAGCCCAACCGCATAGGCCGCAAGCGTGGCGCCGGCGCTGGCGGCATCGGCCTTCGAGAACGCGCCGCGGGCGAACATCGCGCGCATGATCGGATCAGCCACCGTCAGGAACGCCGCCACGAACGGCACCGAGAACAGCAGCGTGAAATCAAAGGCGCGGCGCTGCGCGGCCATGGCGCCGGCGTGATCGTCGGCGGTCAGGCGCCGCGACATCTCCGGCAGCAGCACGGTGCCGATCGCGATCCCGATGACGCCGATCGGCAGTTGATTGAGGCGGTCGGCATAATACAACGCCGACAGCGCGCCGGCGGGCAGGAAGGTCGCGATGATGGTGTCGGCGAACAGCGCGACCTGCGTTCCCATCGAGCCCAAGGTCGCCGGTCCCAGCGCGCGGAAGAAGGCGCGGACATCCTCGTCGAGCCTCAGCGGCGCGAATCGCGGCAGGCCGCCGTGGCGCCCGAGGTCGCCGGCGAGCAGGAAGAACTGCAGGAAGCCCGAGATCAGGACGCCCCAGGCCGCGGCGTGACCGGCACTCGGGAAGAACGCCGCCAGCGCCAGCGTCATCATCATGGCGAGGTTGAGGAAGATCGGCGCCGCGGCGGCGCTGGCGAAGCGATGCATCACGTTGAGCATGCCGCCATAGAGCGTCACCAGCGTGATCAGCAAGAGATAAGGAAAGGTGATCCGCGTCAGCTCGATCGCAAGCTTGCGCTGGGATGCGTCCTCGGTGAAGCCCGGCGCGAGAATGCTCATCGCCTGCGGCATGAACGCCATCGCCACCACCAGCAGGACCACCTGCGAGGCGAACAGCAGCGTGAAGATGCGGTCGGCGAACAGCCGCGCCGACGCCTCGCCGCGCTCGCCATGAACATGGGCATAGGCCGGCACGAAGGCGGCGTTGAAGGCGCCTTCGGCAAAGATCGCGCGGAAATGATTGGGCAGCCGCAGCGCCACGAAGAAGGCGTCGGCGACCGGCCCGGCGCCGAGGATCGCCGCGAGCATGATGTCGCGCGCGAACCCGGTGACCCGCGATAGCAGGGTATAGCCGCCGACAGTGAAGATGCGCCCAAGCATGCGCTGCTTCTAGCGCATCATCACCCTACGTCAAAATGACCTATCAGGCAGAAAGAGCGCTGCGCACAGCCGCGATGACGCGGTCCTGCGCCGCCTCGTCGAGATAGGGGTGCATCGGCAGGGCGATGACGTCCTTTGACAGGCGCTCGCTGACCGGCAGGCCACCGTCGGCAACCGGATAGTGGCTGTAGGCCGTCTGCTGGTGGACCGACTTCGGATAGTAGATCATGGTCGGCACGCCCTGCGCCTTCAAGGCGGCCGCGAAGGCGTCACGATCGATGCCGTTGGTCAGACGGATGGTGTATTGCGCCCACACCGAGGTGCAGCCGGGAGCCACGCGCGGCACCGCGACGAGATTGCCGAGCGCCCGCGAATAGCGTTCCGCCACCTTGTTGCGCGCGGCGATCTCGTCGTCGAAGATCTTCAGCTTCTCGAGCAGGATCGCCGCCTGCATGGTGTCGAGCCGCGCAGTGAGGCCGAGCCGCACGTTGTCGTACTTGTCCGAGCCCTGGCCGTGGACGCGGATGCTGCGCAGCGTGCGCGCGAGTTCCTCGTCGTCGGTGAAGATCGCGCCGCCATCGCCGAAGCAGCCGAGCGGCTTGGCCGGGAAGAAGCTGGTTCCGGTCGCGAGCCCGAAGGTGCCGAGCTTGCGGTTCTTGTAGGTTGCGCCAAAGCCCTGCGCGGCATCGTCGAGCACGAACAGGCCCTCGGCCTCGGCGACCGCGCCAATCGCGTCGTGATCGGCGCTCTGGCCGAACAGATCGACCGGGATCACGGCAACCGGCTTCAGCCCGCGTGCGCGCGCCGTCGCAATGCCGCGCTTCAGCGAATTGACGTCGATGTTGAAGGTCTCCTCATCGACATCGACGAACACCGGTGTCGCGCCGGTCAGCGTCACGACTTCGCCGGTCGCGCAGAACGTGAAGGTCGGGCAGAGCACCGCATCGCCCGGCCCGACATTCTTTGCCATCAGGACCATCAGGAGCGCGTCGGTGCCGCTGGCACAGCTCACCACATGCTTGGCGCCGCTATAGTCCGCCAGCGCCTTCTCCAGCGCAATGACTTCCGGGCCGTTGATGAACTGGCAATGGTCGAGCACGCGCGCGACCGCGTCATCGATCGACTTGCCGAGCCGCCGGCGCTGCGCGGCGATATCGATGAAGGGAATGGGCTCAAGCTGCATATGCTGGTTCATGGAAGCTCTTTGCACGTGTTGAATGGATTACAATCAGCCAGTGGAGGCAATCAGCCGGCGATGCGGCGCGGTCCCTTGCGCATCGTCGATGCGGCGGGCCGGGCGGGCGATTCCAGGCAGCGGATCGCGATCTCGAGGCTCGCCACGCCCTCGTCGCCGGACACCGCCGGCAGCTTGCCGCTGCGCACGGCATCGAGGAAGGCGATCAGCTCGGCGCGCAGCGGCTCGTCGTGCCCGACCGGCAGATGGCGCATCGAATAGCTGCCATCCGGCTTGAAGCCGAAGCATTCGGTGACCTGGCGCGTGAGCAGGTCGCCCATCACGTATTTGCCGCGGGTCGCGACCGTCACGTTGCGCGCCTTGAACGGCGTCAGCCAGTTGGTGTTGATGTGGGCGAGCACGCCGGACGCCGTGCGGAACTGCAGCAGCGCGATGTCCTCGCGCTCGGCGACCGCGCTCGAGAGCTGCGGCTGCACCTCGACGATGTCGGACTCGGTGAACCAGCGGATCAGGTCGATGTCGTGTACGGCGAGGTCGATCACGACGCCGACATTGGACATCCGCGGCGGGAACGGGCCGACCCGGGTGATGCCGATCGACAGGATATCCTCGCCCGAGATCGCCTGCTTGATCGCGGCGACCGCCGGATTGAAGCGCTCGACATGGCCGACCATCAGCGTAACGCCGGCCCGCTCGGCGGCTGCGACGATCTCGCGGCCCTCTTGGACCGTGGATGCGACCGGCTTCTCGACCAGGATGTGGATGTTGTGCGCGATGCAGGCGAGCGCGATCTCGTGATGCAGGTGGGTGGGTGCCGCGATCGTCACCGCATCGACGCCCTCGGCAAGCAGCTGATCGAGGTTTTCGAAGGCGCGGCAACCGACCAGGTCGATGGCGCGTGCGCGGTGCTCCGGCAGCGGATCGACGATGCCGATCAGCACGACGCCGGGCAGTCCGGCCAGTACGCGGGCATGGTTGCTGCCCATCACGCCGGCGCCGATCACGCCGACGCGCAATGCGCGGCCGATATCGGCCCTCGCGCCGGCTGCGGACACTTTTGCATTCATATCGTAGACCCCAAGTAGCGTTCTGGCGGTTGTCCCGGCTCCTCAGGGAGCCATCCAGGCTCCGAGGGAATCAGACCAAGGCCCCTCGTCCCGATCTGCGCCTCCGGCGCAAATCACCCCGCTTCGTTGGCAGCCGCTATAGCACGGCGTCACAAATGTGGCGAATGCCAAGGACGAAATCCGGACACGTTTTGATTCAAAGAGTTACATCGTCCCGCGCCCGGCGATTGGCGCGGGAACCGGCTCGCCTCAGCTGCGCCGGTAGTCGTCCTCGATGCGGATGATGTCGTCCTCGCCGAGATAGCTGCCGGTCTGCACCTCGATCAGCTCGAGCTGGATCTTGCCGGGATTCTCCAGCCGGTGCACCGCGCCGATCGGGATATAGATCGACTCGTTCTCGTGCACCGTCTTGATCAGCTCGTTGACGGTGACCTGCGCGGTGCCGCGCACCACGATCCAGTGCTCGGAGCGGTGATGGTGCTTCTGCAAGGACAGCCGCCCGCCGGGCTTGACGATGATGCGCTTGACCTGGTGGCGGTCGCCATTGTCGACCGATTGGTAGGAGCCCCAGGGGCGATGCACCTTGATGTGGTTCTCGGTCACCTCGGGCGCCGCCACTTTCAATTTCGCGACCAGCCGCTTCAGCCCGTTGGCGTCCTTCTGGCGTGACACCAGCACGGCGTCCTGGGTCGCGACCACGACGAGGTCGTCGACGCCTTCGAGCGCAACCAGCGCCCGGTCGGTCGAGACGTTGCAATTGCGGGAATCCTCGAACACGGCCGCGCCGCGCGCCGCGTTGCCCAGGCTGTCCTT from Bradyrhizobium sp. B124 includes:
- the murJ gene encoding murein biosynthesis integral membrane protein MurJ, translating into MLGRIFTVGGYTLLSRVTGFARDIMLAAILGAGPVADAFFVALRLPNHFRAIFAEGAFNAAFVPAYAHVHGERGEASARLFADRIFTLLFASQVVLLVVAMAFMPQAMSILAPGFTEDASQRKLAIELTRITFPYLLLITLVTLYGGMLNVMHRFASAAAAPIFLNLAMMMTLALAAFFPSAGHAAAWGVLISGFLQFFLLAGDLGRHGGLPRFAPLRLDEDVRAFFRALGPATLGSMGTQVALFADTIIATFLPAGALSALYYADRLNQLPIGVIGIAIGTVLLPEMSRRLTADDHAGAMAAQRRAFDFTLLFSVPFVAAFLTVADPIMRAMFARGAFSKADAASAGATLAAYAVGLIPFVMIRSAVATFYARKDTATPVKAALTGVAVNVALKIALVGSLAQVGLALATAVGAWVNLLLVLLFAVRRGYLAFDRTLIRSFGTFALCGVLLALALWLTSHFAYVWFAPMQIFRDEMILLLLITVGAFVYALLILTLFGRGWLFALRRV
- a CDS encoding DegT/DnrJ/EryC1/StrS family aminotransferase gives rise to the protein MNQHMQLEPIPFIDIAAQRRRLGKSIDDAVARVLDHCQFINGPEVIALEKALADYSGAKHVVSCASGTDALLMVLMAKNVGPGDAVLCPTFTFCATGEVVTLTGATPVFVDVDEETFNIDVNSLKRGIATARARGLKPVAVIPVDLFGQSADHDAIGAVAEAEGLFVLDDAAQGFGATYKNRKLGTFGLATGTSFFPAKPLGCFGDGGAIFTDDEELARTLRSIRVHGQGSDKYDNVRLGLTARLDTMQAAILLEKLKIFDDEIAARNKVAERYSRALGNLVAVPRVAPGCTSVWAQYTIRLTNGIDRDAFAAALKAQGVPTMIYYPKSVHQQTAYSHYPVADGGLPVSERLSKDVIALPMHPYLDEAAQDRVIAAVRSALSA
- a CDS encoding Gfo/Idh/MocA family oxidoreductase, with translation MNAKVSAAGARADIGRALRVGVIGAGVMGSNHARVLAGLPGVVLIGIVDPLPEHRARAIDLVGCRAFENLDQLLAEGVDAVTIAAPTHLHHEIALACIAHNIHILVEKPVASTVQEGREIVAAAERAGVTLMVGHVERFNPAVAAIKQAISGEDILSIGITRVGPFPPRMSNVGVVIDLAVHDIDLIRWFTESDIVEVQPQLSSAVAEREDIALLQFRTASGVLAHINTNWLTPFKARNVTVATRGKYVMGDLLTRQVTECFGFKPDGSYSMRHLPVGHDEPLRAELIAFLDAVRSGKLPAVSGDEGVASLEIAIRCLESPARPAASTMRKGPRRIAG